Sequence from the Miscanthus floridulus cultivar M001 chromosome 16, ASM1932011v1, whole genome shotgun sequence genome:
GCTTCTAACAAAATGGCGTTCCTGTATCTTGTATTTTGCGTCGTCTATCTCATTTCGAACACAGCTGCGAAATGCTGGATCACTAACTCCTATACGTGCTGCAAAGGCACAGGTTACGAAAACTTGTTTACTATAACCACATTTTTACATAAAACCTTCCAAGTTCTACATGTCCATATACTATAGAGGCATTTAATGGACGCCGTTATGCATCTTTGATGttataaggccagtctcaatggagttTCATGGGGGGTTTCATGCACAATTAATAAGGTGCCACGTCAGTTTTTGCATGAAActgggaggagagagaagagattcGTTTCATGGCCATGAAACTTATCCGCACTGTTTCCAAAACTTTGGAAACGCCGTGAAACCTGCACTGAGGCCCTTCCTTCGTTTCATCGCGACTTTTCTTCTCCGGGACCACGCGGGGAAGAGAGGGATGATAGGGATAGGTGGGACCCGTGAATAGTAAAATAAGGGATGAAACCGTGCCATGAAACTTTGCACTGTGGGAGAGACCtgtttcatatcaaagtttcacgtgttggaaactgggaggtgaaactctccattgagactggcctaaatAACTAATTGTACTGCAGGGATTTCAATATTGAAGCATGGATTTTGCTGTTCTAGCTTTCATGCAGCCTCAGCAAAGACCAGACCCAACCCTCACAGAGCTTAAGGGCTGTCCACAGTTCCAGGTACAAAATTCAATGTCGAGGCACATGGAAGTCTTCCACGTTTATTACATGGaattttctcacaccaaacccaGCTTTAACTCCTTTGATGGAAGGTGTGCAAGTTCAATGTGTTATCATTAGTTCTGAATTTGTCATCAAAACTGACAACACGTAGGACCCTGGTTCTTCAAGCAAAACTACAAAGCACAAAATTTTCACCAAATTTATTCTCCTATGAAGATCAAATTTTATTTCACTTATTATGCTATATGAGTGCGTAAGGTATTATTGTATTCCAGGAAAATTAATTCACATGCTTTATGGGGATTGTATCAGTAATATCCGACAATCATACATTATATGCTGATGACACAAGGGTTGCGAAAATCTAATGTATCCTTATTAGAGGCTAAGATGTTTGACACCAATTTAAAGCCTTGACCACAAAAAGAAAGCAGAGTGTTCCTTACCTAGCTGAGGCGGCCCTCTGCTCGTGGAAATCAAAGGTGTGGACACGGCCATGCGGCGCGACGGCGCGTGCCAGCGAAGTGGTGAGCGATCCACTTCCCGTACCCGACTCGAGAACGACGCAGCCGGGTACAAGCTCGAGGTAGGCGACGACGAGGCTGATGTCGGCGATGTAAAGGATCTGGGTGCGGTGGCTGAGCACCAGAGTCCAGAGCTCCGGGGTGGGCGCCAGGAGGTGCACGAACCCACCGCCGCCTGCCTTGGCCTTGCCTCCGCCCTTATTACTACCTCCGCCGCAACCGAATACCTTGGATCCGAAGGGGCGGCCGATCCAGTCGTCGTGGCGGAAGACGCCGAACCGGTTCTGGAGCACGCCGCCGGGGCGCACCGCGACGGCGCGCATCGCGTCGTGGTGCTCGTACACCACCACGGTGTCGCCCTCCGCGATGCGACGCTGCGAGGTGGGCTTGGACGAGGGATCGAGGGGGACCATCGTCATGGTTGTGGAAGGATCACGGCGACCGGCCGGGCGGGGAGACGGGTTGGGAAGAGTCGCGGGCGGCCTCACAAAGCGCGGCGGCGGGGGGGGTTTGGGTATAGTTTGCTGGATTTGAGGAATCGATAATGCTGGGGTGAGACAGTTTCCTCAGCGGCTGTGACGATGGCGCGGGCGGGGGCGCGGGGTTGGAAGGAGGAGGGAGGAGCGACAGGCTCGGTGGCGGCGCCGACGCGGCCAGGCCAGAAGCGGCGCGGGGGTGAGAGGAATTAGCAGTGCGGTGCGGGGCCGGAGATTAGCGGTGGGTAGGGTTTTGAGCCTTTTCCCCCTCAAAAGATGTCCAATTTCTGCGTGACGCTAAAAAGTTCACACGGATCCTGGTGTCATAACGCTAAACTCTTTTATGCAACACGTCATTCTGTCTCCATTCTGTTTGGTTTTGACTGTTTGACAGCTCATACATGTGACACCGGGCAGGAAAAATGTCCATGTTGTCCTTTTAGTCACgggcatatgtggaggctgtaTTGACCGATATTGACCGGTATCTCCTTcagtctctcactctctcttctTGCTTGACTCCCTCAGTTCCCTAACCCTAGCGGCGGTGGATCCGGCGGCCGAGGCTGTAGCGGTGGCTGGGAGAAAAGACGATAAATCCCCCATGCTTGTGGCGGCGCATGGGGTAGTGGAGCGTGGATTCGACCGTAGATCCAGAGGATAGGCGTAGCATGGCGGGGAACAAGGGCGTGGGCGAGCGACCAGATTGGCTTCCGGACGAGTGAGTTCACTGCTTCCCCCTTGTTTCATGATGCCCCGTGTTTGTAGTGTTGATTGGTATTTAGTGCCCTGCGTTTGTGCCCCATGTTTGTAGTGTTGATTGCGTGCT
This genomic interval carries:
- the LOC136513260 gene encoding uncharacterized protein — protein: MTMVPLDPSSKPTSQRRIAEGDTVVVYEHHDAMRAVAVRPGGVLQNRFGVFRHDDWIGRPFGSKVFGCGGGSNKGGGKAKAGGGGFVHLLAPTPELWTLVLSHRTQILYIADISLVVAYLELVPGCVVLESGTGSGSLTTSLARAVAPHGRVHTFDFHEQRAASAREDFEKNGLSSLITVNVRDVQGLGFPEEHCGAADAVFLDLPQPWLAIPSVGLMLKKDGVLCSFSPCIEQVQRACEAMKTCFTDIRTFEILLRTYEVRDVALKSVTSEDACVGPLPQKRRMLTAPGENTDFPRRSSSILVRPCSTAKGHTGYLTFARLCV